Proteins encoded in a region of the Bubalus bubalis isolate 160015118507 breed Murrah chromosome 9, NDDB_SH_1, whole genome shotgun sequence genome:
- the FAM151B gene encoding protein FAM151B isoform X2: MPATAGGPGTAHMIEADVILPSDGSEHGQPIMAHPPEINSDNTLQEWLAEVIKSNKGIKLDFKSLAAVEPSMMLLENVKRHLKRPVWINADVLPGPNGNSRVVDAKPFIDTVTSFSPDVTFSLGWTTGWHPEKVNEGYSWTMVKEMEYICNKLNQPVTFPVRAALVRQSCSQLLWLLKQSNRYSLTIWTGKNDSYSTEDLLFIRDHFDKKRVFYDILEPQNHEFKQAIGIKINL; encoded by the exons GTACTGCTCATATGATAGAGGCCGATGTCATTCTTCCAAGTGATGGATCAGAACATGGCCAGCCAATCATGGCCCATCCTCCAGAAATAAACAGTGATAATACTTTACAGGAATGGCTGGCTGAAGTTATTAAAAGCAATAAAGGCATAAAGCTGGATTTTAAGAG TTTGGCAGCTGTAGAACCATCCATGATGCTCTTGGAAAATGTCAAGAGGCATCTGAAGCGTCCAGTGTGGATTAATGCTGATGTTCTTCCTGGTCCAAATGGAAATAGCAGAGTAGTGGATGCAAAACCTTTTATAGACACTGTGACATCCTTCTCTCCAGATGTGACGTTTTCCTTGGGTTGGACAACAGGATGGCATCCTGAGAAAGTCAATGAAg GTTACAGTTGGACAATggtgaaagagatggaatatatATGTAACAAACTAAATCAGCCTGTAACATTTCCTGTCAGAGCTGCATTAGTCAGGCAGTCTTGTTCTCAGTTACTCTGGCTGTTGAAGCAATCAAACAG GTACAGCCTGACCATTTGGACTGGGAAAAATGATAGCTATTCCACTGAAGATTTACTTTTTATTAGAGATCATTTTGACAAAAAACGAGTTTTCTATGACATCTTGGAACCACAAAACCATGAATTTAAACAAGCCATTGGAATCAAAATTAATCTCTAA
- the FAM151B gene encoding protein FAM151B isoform X3, with amino-acid sequence MIEADVILPSDGSEHGQPIMAHPPEINSDNTLQEWLAEVIKSNKGIKLDFKSLAAVEPSMMLLENVKRHLKRPVWINADVLPGPNGNSRVVDAKPFIDTVTSFSPDVTFSLGWTTGWHPEKVNEGYSWTMVKEMEYICNKLNQPVTFPVRAALVRQSCSQLLWLLKQSNRYSLTIWTGKNDSYSTEDLLFIRDHFDKKRVFYDILEPQNHEFKQAIGIKINL; translated from the exons ATGATAGAGGCCGATGTCATTCTTCCAAGTGATGGATCAGAACATGGCCAGCCAATCATGGCCCATCCTCCAGAAATAAACAGTGATAATACTTTACAGGAATGGCTGGCTGAAGTTATTAAAAGCAATAAAGGCATAAAGCTGGATTTTAAGAG TTTGGCAGCTGTAGAACCATCCATGATGCTCTTGGAAAATGTCAAGAGGCATCTGAAGCGTCCAGTGTGGATTAATGCTGATGTTCTTCCTGGTCCAAATGGAAATAGCAGAGTAGTGGATGCAAAACCTTTTATAGACACTGTGACATCCTTCTCTCCAGATGTGACGTTTTCCTTGGGTTGGACAACAGGATGGCATCCTGAGAAAGTCAATGAAg GTTACAGTTGGACAATggtgaaagagatggaatatatATGTAACAAACTAAATCAGCCTGTAACATTTCCTGTCAGAGCTGCATTAGTCAGGCAGTCTTGTTCTCAGTTACTCTGGCTGTTGAAGCAATCAAACAG GTACAGCCTGACCATTTGGACTGGGAAAAATGATAGCTATTCCACTGAAGATTTACTTTTTATTAGAGATCATTTTGACAAAAAACGAGTTTTCTATGACATCTTGGAACCACAAAACCATGAATTTAAACAAGCCATTGGAATCAAAATTAATCTCTAA